A region of the Pseudarthrobacter phenanthrenivorans Sphe3 genome:
GGCCCGCGCATGAGAAGGGCACATGGGGCGCCCGCCAGGTCCAGCCCGGCAAAGTTCCCGTCCAGCCGGGGAGAGGGCCCGCCTACGCCGACCCGGGCACCCCTGCTACTGCCCGGCGTCGAGGTACTGGTCGGCCCAGGCAGCGATAATCCTGGCCGCACGCGCCGCCTGGCCTTTGCCCGTGAGCAGATGGTCGCTGCCTTCGAGGGAGACGAAGTTCCGCGGGTGGCGGGCTGTCTGGAAGATCGTACTGGCGTTTTCGATTCCCACGGTGTTGTCCGTGGGGGAGTGCAGCACCATCAGCGGCTTGTGCAGCTGCTTGATGCAGTCGGTCAGGTCCGCGTTCTCCAGGTCCTCCACGAAGTGTTTGCGGATCTCCACCCGCTTGCCGCCAAGGTCCACCTCTGCACTGCCCTCACTCAGGATCTTATCCAGGGCCGCATCGAACACGTGCGCCACGTGCTTCGGCGAGAAGGGCGCCCCAACGGTAGCGACGGCGTCGAGCTCGGGAATCTCCCGTGCGGCAGCCAGGACGGCCGCGCCGCCGAAGGAGTGGCCCACCAGCAGGGAAATCTGCTTCCCCTGGCTGCGCATGAATTCTGCTGCCTTGACCGTGTCCGCAACCTTGTGGCTGAACGATCCGGCCGACCATTCACCGGCGGAGCCTCCCAGGCCCAGGTTGTCGAACCGGAGCATGCCCACGCCGCTGTCCGCCAGCGCCTTGCACATCCGTGACGCGGACGGGCTGTCCT
Encoded here:
- a CDS encoding alpha/beta hydrolase family protein, with protein sequence MSRSEKVSFEGSTGEMLSGIIDVPEGPVKGWGVFSHGFTLGKDSPSASRMCKALADSGVGMLRFDNLGLGGSAGEWSAGSFSHKVADTVKAAEFMRSQGKQISLLVGHSFGGAAVLAAAREIPELDAVATVGAPFSPKHVAHVFDAALDKILSEGSAEVDLGGKRVEIRKHFVEDLENADLTDCIKQLHKPLMVLHSPTDNTVGIENASTIFQTARHPRNFVSLEGSDHLLTGKGQAARAARIIAAWADQYLDAGQ